A window of Flavobacterium flavigenum contains these coding sequences:
- a CDS encoding GNAT family N-acetyltransferase — protein MSNIDIKKISLKEINQLQEISKQTFRETFSESNSEEDMKNYLEKAFSNEKITTELINENSEFYFAILENKVIGYLKINFGEAQTELKDSNALEIERIYVTKEFHGKNVGQLLYEKAIERARQQNSKYIWLGVWEENKKAIRFYTKNGFIEFDKHIFKLGNDVQTDIMMKLQLNN, from the coding sequence ATGAGCAATATTGATATAAAAAAAATTTCACTGAAAGAAATTAATCAGCTTCAGGAAATCAGCAAACAGACTTTTCGGGAAACATTTTCAGAATCAAATTCTGAGGAAGACATGAAAAATTATCTTGAAAAAGCATTTTCCAACGAAAAAATAACAACAGAGCTTATAAATGAAAACTCTGAATTCTATTTTGCAATTTTAGAAAACAAGGTAATTGGTTACTTAAAAATAAATTTTGGAGAGGCGCAAACCGAATTAAAAGATAGTAATGCCCTGGAAATTGAACGCATTTATGTCACAAAAGAATTTCATGGAAAAAATGTGGGTCAATTACTTTATGAAAAAGCTATAGAAAGAGCCAGACAACAAAATTCAAAATACATATGGCTCGGCGTTTGGGAAGAAAATAAAAAAGCAATACGTTTTTACACAAAAAATGGCTTTATAGAATTTGACAAACATATTTTTAAACTAGGGAATGACGTTCAGACGGATATCATGATGAAGTTGCAATTAAACAATTAG